A window of the Glaciimonas sp. CA11.2 genome harbors these coding sequences:
- a CDS encoding amidohydrolase family protein codes for MLIDLHAHAPHPGYYDQHPHWGPFFEQHEDDDIKLRVGDWIFGLGSPERKAAVRSGTGPKLADYLARRADPTTRLAGMDAAGQNLQVVSVPSHCYMYWTEAEFAVPFARKVNDVLAEYCSHAPDRLMFSAHVPLNAPEAAAIELRRACTELGVKGLVAGGANFGGLEFHSPELDIVWSTLCDLDLPMFIHGYNQSVTWGKKANEDHYETTAIIGMQYDETRCFWNLICGGVLNRFPNLKITLHTVAVTFLTN; via the coding sequence ATGCTTATCGATCTCCACGCGCACGCACCGCATCCAGGTTATTACGACCAACATCCGCACTGGGGACCATTTTTCGAGCAGCATGAAGATGATGACATCAAACTACGCGTCGGCGACTGGATTTTTGGCCTCGGTTCACCAGAACGTAAGGCAGCTGTACGATCAGGCACCGGACCAAAGTTGGCCGATTATCTGGCACGCCGGGCCGATCCAACAACGCGTCTGGCAGGTATGGACGCTGCGGGTCAGAATTTGCAGGTTGTGTCAGTTCCATCGCATTGCTACATGTACTGGACCGAAGCCGAATTCGCAGTGCCGTTCGCACGTAAGGTGAACGACGTTCTGGCCGAATATTGCTCGCACGCTCCTGATCGTCTGATGTTCTCGGCGCACGTTCCGTTGAATGCGCCAGAGGCGGCAGCAATCGAATTACGTCGTGCTTGTACCGAACTGGGTGTTAAAGGTCTGGTCGCCGGTGGCGCCAACTTTGGTGGCCTGGAATTCCATTCGCCGGAACTGGATATCGTCTGGTCGACATTGTGCGACCTGGATTTGCCGATGTTTATTCACGGCTATAACCAGTCAGTCACGTGGGGCAAGAAAGCCAACGAAGACCACTACGAAACCACCGCTATCATCGGTATGCAGTATGACGAGACGCGTTGTTTCTGGAATCTGATTTGCGGCGGTGTGCTGAATCGTTTCCCTAACCTCAAAATTACATTACACACGGTGGCGGTTACGTTCCTTACCAACTAG